From Maylandia zebra isolate NMK-2024a linkage group LG11, Mzebra_GT3a, whole genome shotgun sequence, one genomic window encodes:
- the LOC101479129 gene encoding collagen alpha-6(VI) chain has translation MEWRRAALVGLIMAACFCSSGAQTTVCTEEAVADIVFLVDGSWSIGAENFEQIRQFLFTLVDSFDVSPDHVRIGLVQYSDNPLTEFLLNTFENKDDILNNIIKLPYRGGGTMTGKGLEFMSNEHFVGKAGSRAAQKVPQIAVVITDGKSQDDVESHAKNLRRRGIVLYAIGIKDADASQLREIANDDQHVYSVSDFAALQGISQNIIQTLCTTVEEAKRQLLQLSPECARATVADIVFLVDSSSSIGVDNFEEIRQFLRSFILGLDIGPDKIRIGLAQYSDETYQEFLLKDHMDKDSLLAEVDQFPYRTGGTETGKAIDFLQSVYFTQEAGSRASQRVPQFAVVITDGDSTDDVVEPAKRLRDQGVIIFAIGVGDVNQQQLESIVNLPAHHFLYTIDSYQALQRLTDSLLQTVCISVESRSQALAEKFADIFFLVDSGISQADFQQVRTILVRLVNQLNIGASGNRLGLAQYSTVTKVEFLLNAFQTKEAALTGVRSFRQSRLKPNQPRNLGSALEYASSNFFTNESGSRASQGFRQFLVVLSGKDSDDPVFKQTRLIKSLGVTIVGVSFGASMDEMRVIATAPYVYESTFNAVPTLKTIFEREEEEITLTHDCKAAKLADFVFIVDESGSIGSENFDLVRSFLLSIVSGFDVGDKRVRVGIVTYSDRATALVYLNSFNETDSLLNFIKILPYRGGGTNTGAALDFTRKNIFTEDAGSRKDKGVQQVAVVITDGESQDNVTEAAAALRRAGVTVYAVGVQNANEAELNQIASYPPNKHVFIVDTFDKLKGLKKNLQKTLCYNIIHQAVSVSTRRAGIKEGCVQTDEADMFFLIDHSGSIHPTDFYDMKKFIIEFINTFRIGPQHIRMGVAKYADSPNLEFDLTDYTDASTLEKAVEEIRQVGGGTQTGQALEFMSPHFERAVVTRGHKVPEFLVVITDGKSQDKVKVPAERLRKQGVIVYTIGVKDADVPELEEISGDPKRTFFVNNFDALKSIKDEIITDICSTDVCKDIPGDLVFLIDSSGSIYAEDYTKMKEFMKSVIRKSIIGKNEVHVGVMQFSTVQSLEFPLNVHYSKEEMSTAIDSMKQMGGGTYTGKAIREVSQYFDAARGGRPSLRQRLVVITDGEAQDAVKRPAEDLRAKGVVVYAIGVVDANTTQLLEISGSQDRMYAERDFDALRDLESQVALELCDPERECKKTERADIIFLVDGSTSITLEKFRSMQKFMQSMVNQTTVGKDLTRFGVILYANEPKSIFTLNQFSSKQEVSQAIMALKSPYGDTYTGKALKYALQFFDANYGGRAELQVPQILMVITDGDATDPHSLNEPSAALRNKGVTVFSIGVEGANKKQLEVMAGQDKARVFYVDNFDALEKLYKNITEVLCNSTKPVCEKQRADLVFLVDQSGSINQADYAIMKNFTIDLINSFKVSEDLVRAGFAQFSSTFQHEFYLNQFYTEKEMSDHILKMSQSGGGTNIGLALTSIKEYFEALRGSRKSEGISQNLVLITDGESQDDVEDPAIELRDLGIEVFAIGIGDVHILELLQITGTPENLFTVQNFGSLENIKQKVVDTICKSKPPPDRPSCTIDIAMGFDISRRRNPNEVLVSGHNQLRTSLPEIANYVSSVQGLCCLDPEPIKPNVAYRIVSRDGNTVEDFSFVPYSDGVVTKVMDFNLAEPTYFNTALLRSFGEKFKLQSKAGVKVLVIFSDGFDEDVVMLENESELLRQSGVNALLVVALEGARYPAQLQMVEFGRGFGYKLPLSIGMPSIGSTILKQIDAVSNRECCNVMCKCSGHEGIRGSRGPPGSKGTVGQKGHPGFPGEEGLAGGRGLPGPSGPQGVQGCSGIRGQKGFRGLRGERGEDGEDGLSGVDGEQGVTGRDGARGERGHLGNPGIPGITGETGVKGQQGLRGDPGQPGADNTSPGAKGDPGNPGLPGAPGQDGRFGESGIVGNPGPNGRRGRLGDKGAAGPPGDLGLEGSPGASGPQGPGGVRGQPGPRGIPGLPGPQGGPGPAGDPGLPGRIGGNGQKGQPGDPGDEGAPGPDGPRGMPGQDGRDGYGPVGPRGAKGDPGFPGYPGLRGEEGLQGPKGYPGPKGNRGRGGNAGLPGESGVPGEPGYPGHRGPRGSPGGKAMTDCQLITYIRDNCACSAGTCLHSNSQIRIIRYKRDTSLVTDERVAAESLTQAPLCPSDQSACPAYPTELVFGLDMSDDVTPGDFGRQRSALLSLLNDISIAESNCPHGARVAVVGYNTYTKYLIRFQDYRRKAQLLEAVRNIAQERTSNKRQLGAAMRFVGQNIFKRVRAGIMMRKVVVFFSSGPTEGANDIVTAMMEYRALNIVPAVISLRNTPDIEQAMQVDDSRNFVFTVLGERATGLRKVRNCAICYDPCRRAEECTFIQEPVLPQQADVDLVMVLDSSREIQADEYAGARQLLSSVVEQLAVSPQPRRAGRQARVALVQQSTKVEFGLQTYQNAGDMKTYMMQNMQQQGGSLALGQMLDYTLREVLLKAGQSRSKRAVLTVVGTKTAYRDQAKLRYISQKAKCEGVALFVVTVGDRYNRTEVEELASVPIQQHLIRLDRLKADEQGYAQRFIRVFLSALNKGVTSYPPSSLRRACDQLGGQEGGQIFITGQGVAQLEDVFGEEVEEDFQEQTGGQIQTGQLDVIDALIRGNGQKVISDTHAKARCQLPADIGNQCKKYATAWFFDTNVGACSRFWYGGCGGNANRFRTEYECFQTCGNQHPNVVEKTLPASFASKDSCILPQDRGSCDNYTMMWFFDAAQKECARFWYGGCGGNKNRFLTQEECQSLCGTKIR, from the exons TCTGTACCGAAGAGGCCGTGGCAGACATCGTCTTCCTGGTCGATGGCTCGTGGAGCATCGGCGCCGAGAACTTCGAGCAGATCCGCCAGTTTCTGTTCACGCTGGTCGATAGCTTTGATGTCAGCCCTGATCACGTCCGCATCGGCCTTGTCCAGTACAGTGACAATCCACTCACAGAGTTTCTGCTCAACACCTTTGAGAACAAGGACGACATCCTCAACAACATCATCAAACTGCCTTACAGGGGGGGCGGCACCATGACCGGTAAAGGCTTGGAATTCATGTCGAACGAACACTTTGTGGGGAAAGCTGGAAGCCGAGCTGCGCAGAAAGTGCCGCAAATTGCTGTGGTGATCACTGATGGCAAATCCCAAGACGATGTAGAGTCTCATGCTAAGAACCTGAGGAGAAGAGGGATTGTTTTGTATGCAATTGGTATCAAAGATGCAGATGCAAGCCAGCTGAGGGAGATTGCAAATGACGATCAGCATGTTTACAGTGTGTCAGATTTTGCAGCGCTGCAGGGAATTTCTCAGAACATCATCCAGACGCTATGCACAACTGTAGAAGAAGCCAAACGACAACTCCTGCAACTGTCTCCAG aatgTGCCAGAGCCACCGTGGCAGACATCGTCTTCCTGGTTGACAGCTCAAGTAGCATTGGCGTTGATAACTTTGAGGAAATTAGGCAGTTTCTCCGAAGTTTCATTTTAGGCCTTGACATCGGCCCTGACAAAATTCGGATTGGCTTGGCTCAGTATAGCGACGAGACCTACCAGGAGTTTCTGCTGAAAGATCACATGGACAAGGATTCTCTGCTGGCCGAAGTCGATCAGTTTCCATATCGAACAGGAGGCACAGAAACAGGAAAGGCCATTGACTTCCTCCAGTCAGTGTACTTCACTCAGGAGGCAGGGAGCCGGGCGAGCCAGCGAGTTCCTCAGTTTGCTGTAGTCATCACAGACGGGGACTCCACGGATGACGTAGTCGAGCCCGCCAAGCGCCTGCGCGATCAAGGAGTTATCATATTTGCCattggggtgggagatgttaaCCAGCAGCAGCTCGAGTCTATCGTAAACCTACCTGCACACCACTTCCTTTACACTATCGATAGCTACCAGGCTCTACAGCGGCTAACAGACAGTCTGCTGCAAACTGTATGCATCTCCGTGGAGAGTCGGAGTCAAG CGTTGGCAGAAAAGTTTGCAGACATTTTCTTCCTGGTGGACAGTGGCATCAGTCAAGCAGATTTCCAGCAGGTCAGAACCATCCTGGTCCGACTGGTCAATCAACTCAACATTGGAGCTTCTGGCAACCGTCTCGGACTGGCCCAGTACAGTACGGTTACCAAAGTGGAGTTTCTCCTTAATGCTTTCCAAACCAAAGAGGCGGCGCTCACTGGTGTAAGGTCCTTCCGCCAGAGCCGACTTAAGCCCAATCAGCCACGCAACCTGGGCAGTGCACTGGAGTACGCCAGCTCTAATTTCTTCACGAATGAATCAGGAAGTCGGGCATCCCAAGGCTTCCGACAGTTTCTGGTTGTTCTAAGTGGAAAAGACTCAGATGATCCAGTTTTTAAGCAGACACGTCTGATCAAATCACTAGGAGTAACTATCGTGGGAGTGAGCTTCGGTGCATCAATGGACGAAATGCGTGTAATAGCCACGGCGCCGTACGTGTACGAGTCTACCTTCAATGCAGTGCCCACGCTAAAGACCATTTTtgaaagagaggaagaggagatcaCTCTCACTCACG ACTGCAAAGCAGCCAAACTGGCGGACTTCGTCTTCATCGTGGACGAGTCGGGAAGCATCGGCTCTGAGAACTTCGACCTGGTGCGCTCTTTCCTGCTGTCCATTGTCAGCGGCTTTGACGTCGGTGACAAGAGAGTTCGGGTGGGTATCGTTACGTACAGCGACCGAGCCACAGCGCTGGTCTACCTCAACAGCTTTAATGAAACGGACAGTTTGCTGAATTTCATCAAAATCCTGCCTTATCGCGGAGGTGGTACAAACACCGGAGCTGCCCTCGACTTCACTCGcaaaaatattttcacggaGGACGCTGGAAGCAGGAAAGATAAGGGCGTTCAGCAGGTGGCGGTCGTGATCACAGACGGCGAATCGCAGGATAACGTCACCGAGGCGGCAGCTGCTCTCCGCCGCGCTGGCGTCACCGTTTACGCTGTAGGAGTCCAAAATGCCAACGAGGCTGAACTGAACCAGATAGCGTCCTACCCCCCCAACAAGCACGTGTTCATAGTGGACACTTTTGACAAGCTGAAAGGTCTGAAGAAGAACCTGCAGAAGACTCTTTGCTATAACATCATTCACCAGGCGGTCTCAGTCAGCACAAGAAGAGCTGGCATCAAAGAAG GCTGCGTGCAGACCGATGAAGCAGACATGTTCTTCCTGATCGACCACTCGGGAAGCATTCACCCCACTGACTTCTATGACATGAAGAAGTTCATCATTGAGTTTATTAATACCTTCCGTATCGGGCCTCAGCATATCCGAATGGGCGTTGCCAAATACGCAGATTCGCCAAACCTGGAATTTGATCTGACCGATTACACAGATGCATCCACGCTGGAGAAAGCTGTGGAGGAAATTAGACAAGTAGGCGGCGGCACACAGACGGGGCAGGCCCTGGAATTCATGAGTCCACACTTTGAGAGAGCTGTGGTCACTCGTGGTCACAAAGTCCCCGAGTTCCTGGTGGTCATCACGGATGGAAAATCTCAGGATAAGGTCAAGGTTCCAGCAGAGCGACTGAGGAAGCAGGGTGTCATTGTCTACACCATTGGGGTGAAAGACGCCGACGTGCCTGAGCTGGAAGAGATTTCCGGTGACCCCAAGAGGACTTTCTTTGTCAATAATTTCGATGCCTTAAAGTCGATCAAAGATGAAATCATCACAGATATCTGTTCTACAGACG TTTGTAAAGATATACCAGGCGACCTCGTCTTCTTGATTGACAGCTCTGGAAGCATCTATGCCGAAGACTACACAAAAATGAAAGAGTTCATGAAATCGGTCATTAGGAAGTCCATCATTGGGAAGAATGAAGTGCACGTAGGCGTCATGCAGTTCAGCACTGTCCAAAGCCTCGAGTTCCCACTCAACGTCCACTACAGCAAAGAAGAAATGTCGACAGCCATCGATAGCATGAAGCAGATGGGTGGAGGCACGTACACGGGCAAAGCCATAAGAGAAGTATCTCAGTATTTTGATGCAGCCAGAGGAGGACGGCCCAGCCTGAGGCAGAGGCTAGTGGTCATAACAGATGGCGAGGCTCAAGATGCAGTTAAACGCCCCGCTGAAGATCTGAGGGCCAAAGGAGTGGTGGTCTACGCCATTGGAGTGGTGGACGCCAACACCACCCAGCTGCTCGAGATCAGTGGATCCCAAGATAGGATGTATGCTGAGAGGGACTTTGATGCTTTGAGGGACTTGGAGAGTCAAGTGGCTTTGGAGCTCTGTGATCCGGAGAGAG AATGCAAGAAGACAGAAAGAGCTGACATCATTTTCTTGGTGGACGGCTCCACAAGCATAACCCTGGAAAAGTTTCGAAGCATGCAGAAGTTCATGCAGTCAATGGTGAACCAAACCACAGTTGGCAAAGACCTGACCCGCTTCGGTGTCATCCTCTACGCGAATGAACCCAAGTCTATTTTCACTCTCAATCAGTTCAGCTCCAAGCAGGAGGTTTCCCAGGCCATAATGGCTCTCAAATCCCCGTATGGAGACACGTACACTGGCAAAGCTTTGAAATATGCTCTACAGTTCTTTGATGCTAACTATGGTGGACGGGCAGAGCTGCAGGTGCCTCAGATCCTCATGGTAATTACCGATGGCGATGCTACTGACCCACACAGTCTGAATGAACCATCTGCGGCTCTGAGAAACAAAGGGGTCACTGTCTTCAGTATTGGAGTAGAAGGAGCCAacaagaaacagctggaggtCATGGCTGGTCAAGATAAAGCCAGAGTTTTTTACGTGGATAACTTTGACGCCCTGGAAAAACTCTACAAAAACATCACGGAAGTCCTGTGCAACTCCACCAAACCAG TTTGTGAAAAGCAACGTGCTGACCTGGTCTTCCTAGTTGATCAGTCGGGTAGCATTAACCAAGCTGACTACGCCATCATGAAGAACTTCACCATAGATCTCATCAACAGCTTCAAAGTCAGTGAAGATTTAGTTCGTGCTGGGTTTGCCCAGTTCAGCAGCACTTTTCAACACGAGTTTTACCTCAACCAGTTCTACACTGAGAAGGAAATGTCGGATCACATCTTGAAAATGAGTCAGAGTGGGGGAGGAACCAACATCGGACTGGCACTGACTTCCATTAAGGAGTATTTTGAGGCATTGCGGGGCAGTCGTAAATCTGAAGGCATCTCCCAGAATTTGGTGTTGATCACAGATGGAGAATCGCAAGATGATGTTGAAGACCCTGCCATCGAACTAAGGGATCTAGGAATCGAGGTGTTTGCCATCGGCATTGGAGATGTCCACATTCTGGAGCTGCTGCAGATCACCGGCACACCGGAGAACCTCTTCACTGTGCAGAACTTTGGCAGCTTGGAAAATATCAAGCAAAAGGTGGTCGACACCATCTGCAAATCCAAACCTCCCCCAGATCGACCAT CCTGCACCATCGACATCGCCATGGGATTCGATATTTCTAGAAGAAGAAATCCAAATGAGGTGCTGGTCAGCGGCCACAACCAGCTCAGGACCTCCCTGCCAGAGATCGCTAATTACGTTTCCTCAGTACAAGGCCTGTGCTGCCTCGACCCCGAGCCCATCAAACCCAACGTAGCCTATCGAATCGTGAGCCGCGATGGAAACACAGTGGAAGACTTTAGCTTTGTGCCGTACAGTGACGGCGTGGTGACCAAAGTCATGGACTTTAATTTAGCAGAGCCTACGTACTTCAACACAGCTCTGCTCAGATCCTTTGGGGAGAAGTTCAAGCTGCAGTCCAAAGCTGGTGTGAAG GTGCTGGTGATCTTCTCAGATGGATTTGATGAAGATGTGGTGATGCTGGAGAACGAATCGGAGCTGCTAAGACAGTCTG GCGTCAACGCTCTGCTGGTTGTGGCTCTCGAGGGAGCGCGTTACCCCGCCCAGCTGCAGATGGTGGAGTTCGGTCGAGGTTTCGGCTACAAACTTCCTCTGAGCATCGGCATGCCGAGCATCGGCAGCACCATCCTCAAGCAGATT gaCGCCGTGTCAAACAGGGAGTGCTGCAACGTCATGTGCAAATGTTCAGGACATGAAGGCATCCGTGGCTCTCGGGGCCCCCCAGGGTCAAAG ggcACGGTTGGGCAGAAGGGTCACCCCGGCTTCCCCGGAGAGGAGGGCCTCGCT GGCGGGAGAGGTTTACCTGGACCGAGCGGACCTCAGGGAGTCCAGGGATGCTCGGGAATCAGAGGACAGAAG ggcTTCAGAGGGCTGCGAGGAGAAAGG GGCGAAGACGGAGAGGACGGGCTGAGCGGAGTGGACGGAGAACAG GGAGTGACGGGACGGGATGGAGCCCGAGGAGAGAGAGGACACCTCGGCAACCcg GGTATCCCAGGAATTACGGGGGAGACGGGGGTGAAAGGACAGCAAGGACTGAGAGGAGATCCG GGACAACCGGGGGCCGACAACACCTCGCCCGGAGCCAAAGGCGACCCAGGAAACCCCGGCCTGCCG GGAGCACCCGGGCAGGACGGCCGGTTCGGAGAGTCCGGAATCGTCGGGAACCCG GGACCAAACGGAAGACGGGGACGACTGGGTGACAAG GGTGCAGCTGGACCACCTGGAGATCTGGGACTAGAAGGCAGCCCAGGTGCTTCTGGTCCACAG GGTCCCggaggggtcagaggtcagcctGGCCCGAGAGGAATCCCCGGCCTTCCTGGacctcag GGTGGACCAGGTCCCGCTGGAGACCCGGGCTTACCTGGACGGATCGGTGGTAACGGACAGAAg GGCCAACCAGGCGATCCCGGTGATGAGGGCGCACCAGGACCAGACGGACCCCGAGGAATGCCG GGTCAGGACGGTCGGGATGGTTACGGACCCGTGGGCCCCCGAGGTGCAAAG GGCGATCCCGGTTTCCCTGGTTACCCTGGTCTTCGG GGCGAGGAGGGGCTGCAGGGACCGAAAGGATATCCAGGGCCCAAAGGGAACCGCGGCCGAGGG GGTAACGCGGGTTTGCCAGGAGAGTCAGGAGTCCCCGGAGAACCGGGATATCCGGGACACAGG gGCCCCCGAGGTTCTCCTGGAGGCAAAGCCATGACT GACTGTCAGCTGATCACCTACATCAGGGACAACTGTG CTTGCTCTGCTGGTACGTGTCTCCACTCTAACAGTCAG ATTCGTATAATCCGATATAAACGTGACACCAGCCTGGTGACTGATGAACGGGTGGCTGCTGAAAGTTTAACACAAGCTCCTCTTTGCCCGTCAGATCAGTCGGCGTGCCCGGCCTACCCCACCGAGCTGGTGTTCGGTCTCGACATGTCTGATGACGTGACCCCGGGGGACTTTGGTAGGCAGCGCTCCGCCCTCCTCTCCCTGCTGAATGACATCAGTATCGCAGAGAGTAACTGCCCGCACGGCGCGCGTGTCGCTGTGGTGGGATACAACACCTACACCAAGTACCTGATCCGCTTCCAGGACTACCGGCGCAAGGCACAGCTGCTAGAGGCCGTGAGGAACATCGCCCAGGAGAGGACGTCCAACAAACGGCAGCTGGGCGCCGCCATGCGCTTCGTGGGTCAGAACATCTTCAAACGAGTCCGAGCAGGAATAATGATGAGGAAGGTGGTCGTCTTCTTTTCTAGCGGGCCTACAGAGGGCGCTAACGACATTGTAACGGCCATGATGGAGTACCGGGCCCTCAACATTGTTCCAGCGGTCATCTCTCTGAGGAACACTCCCGATATTGAACAAGCCATGCAG GTTGATGACTCGAGAAACTTTGTATTCACGGTGCTGGGAGAACGGGCCACTGGGCTCAGGAAGGTCAGGAACTGCGCCATCTGCTACG ACCCCTGCAGGCGTGCAGAGGAGTGCACCTTCATCCAGGAACCAGTGCTGCCTCAGCAGGCGGATGTGGACCTGGTCATGGTGCTGGACAGCTCCAGGGAGATCCAGGCTGATGAATACGCCGGTGCCCGGCAGCTGCTGAGCTctgtggtggagcagctggCCGTGAGTCCACAGCCCCGCCGAGCCGGCCGCCAGGCCCGAGTAGCTCTGGTCCAACAGAGCACCAAGGTGGAGTTCGGCCTGCAGACCTACCAGAACGCTGGAGACATGAAGACGTACATGATGCAGAACATGCAGCAGCAGGGCGGCTCTTTGGCGCTGGGACAGATGCTGGACTACACCCTGAGGGAGGTGCTGCTGAAGGCCGGCCAGTCGCGCAGCAAGAGGGCCGTCCTGACTGTGGTGGGCACCAAGACGGCCTACAGAGACCAGGCCAAGCTGCGCTACATCTCCCAGAAGGCCAAGTGTGAGGGGGTGGCGCTGTTTGTGGTGACGGTGGGTGATCGTTACAACCGGACGGAGGTGGAGGAGCTGGCCAGCGTGCCGATACAGCAGCACCTGATCAGACTCGACAGGCTGAAGGCCGACGAGCAGGGCTACGCCCAGCGCTTCATCAGGGTCTTCCTCTCCGCCCTCAACA AGGGAGTCACCTCGTATCCTCCTTCCTCTCTGAGGCGAGCATGTGACCAGCTGGGCGGCCAGGAGGGAGGACAGATATTCATAACGGG TCAGGGCGTGGCACAGCTGGAGGACGTGTTtggagaggaggtggaggaggacttCCAGGAGCAGACCGGAGGACAGATTCAGACCGGGCAGTTGGACGTCATCGACGCTCTGATCAGAGGAAATGGCCAGAAAGTCATCTCTGACACGCACGCCAAAG CCCGGTGTCAGCTGCCCGCTGATATCGGCAACCAGTGTAAGAAATACGCCACAGCCTGGTTCTTTGACACAAACGTCGGTGCATGCTCTCGGTTCTGGTATGGCGGCTGCGGTGGCAACGCCAACCGCTTTAGAACGGAATATGAATGTTTCCAGACATGTGGGAACCAGC ATCCCAATGTGGTGGAGAAGACTCTGCCTGCCAGCTTCGCCTCTAAAG ATTCCTGTATCCTCCCTCAGGACCGGGGCAGCTGCGACAACTACACGATGATGTGGTTCTTTGACGCCGCACAGAAGGAGTGCGCTCGCTTCTGGTACGGCGGCTGCGGCGGCAACAAGAACCGCTTCCTGACGCAGGAGGAGTGTCAGAGCCTGTGTGGGACGAAGATCAGATGA